Within Bacteroidota bacterium, the genomic segment GGGTATGGATGCGGCCCGACAACCGAACCGATTATATAATGTGTATTTACCGGATTATTTATCCAATCGCGGATAGCTTCGTTAGTGGCATCCTTCAATGTTTTACTTCCACAGGTTGCAGGCACTACCTTCGCGCCTAACAGTTTCATCCGTGCCACATTTGGTGCCTGACGCTGAATATCAACCTCTCCCATATATACGATACACTCAAGACCCATTAAGGCGCAAACAGTGGCTGTAGCTACACCATGCTGGCCGGCACCCGTTTCCGCAATAATCCTTGTCTTTCCCAGGCGTTTCGCCAAAAGAACCTGGCCGATAGTATTATTGATCTTGTGTGCACCGGTATGATTCAGATCTTCACGCTTAAGGTATACATTGGTCTGGTAATGTTCCGATAAACGGGACGCTAAATATAACGGGGATGGCCTTCCCACATAATCGCGTAAAAGATCTTTAAATTCTTTTTGAAAACTATCGGAATAAATTATTTTCAGATAATTTTCACGAAGTTCTTCTACGTTAGGTACAAGCATTTCCGGAATGTAAGCACCTCCGAAATTTCCATAATAACCTTTTTCGTTAACCTGATAGTTCATCTTTGAATTGTTCAATTTTGTTAATATCCTTAAGGGCAATTTCGTTTTCAAACTTACTGTTCACATCCGCTCCATATAGTGTTGGTATTTGAGATTTGAGCTGTTTAATCTTCTCTACATCTTCCGGGCCAATCCCACCGCTTATGAAAAACGGTTTTTTGCCTTTGTACTTTTTAAGAATTTTCCAATCGAACTGAGTGCCTGTTCCGCCAAATTCCTTTGACTTCGCATCGAATAAATAATAATCACAGAACTCATCGTATTTTTTCAAAACTGAAAAGTCAAATTCCTCATCGATGCCAAATGACTTAATGATCTTTACGGATTTACTTACTTTCTCACAATAATCGGCCGTCTCCAGGCCATGTAACTGAACAAGATCCAGCTTATGCATTTTTACCTTCCTTAAAACATTTCCTGCTTCAGCATTCACAAATACACCGATCTTTTTTACTGTGAGTGGAATCTTGGGCATTTCAAACTCATCACCAACAAATCTTCTTGATCGTTCATAAAAAATAAATCCGATATAATCAGGAGCAAGCCTGGCCACATCTCGCACATTTCCCGGGTACTTCATTCCGCATACTTTCAACTTCAGTTTCATAATTATTTATTTTTTCTTTAAGTTATACTCCTTCACCTCCCTGATGAAGTTTGCGCAAGCGATCTCAGGCCTGCTGTGCTTCATAAAAGTCTCACCGATGAGAAATCCGCTGAATCCTTCTTTTTTTAATTCTTGTATTGCTTTTGCCGAATCGATCCCGCTTTCGGAAACTTTAACAAAATCTTTCGGAATTAACCTGGCAAGATCAAATGATTGCTTTACGCTTACTTTAAAATCTTTCAGATTTCGATTATTCACTCCAACAGCATCAACATACTCACAAACCGATTTTAACTCCTCTTTCTCTCTCACTTCCAATAAAACTTCAAGCCCTAATGACTTAGCAAATTTTGCGAATTGATTTACCTGCTTCGGATTTAAAACATTCGCGAGTAAAAGTACGGCATCCGCGCCGATTGATTTTGCTTCAATGATCTGGTATTCATCAATCGTAAAATCTTTTCTCAATATCGGACAATAATTGAACTTGCGTGCGATCTTCAGGTCATCACTCTTGCCCCCGAAAAATTCGGCATCGGTAAGAACCGACAAAGCGCTGGCTCCTGCGTGCATATAGCCAATGCTGGTGCGCTCAACAGTGGCATATTGATTAATTATACCTTTTGAAGGTGATTTACGTTTAAATTCCGCGATGATCCCGACTTTATCCTCCCGCAGTAAATATTTTTTCAGCGATACACAGGGTGAATTGAAGTGTACACTTTTCTCCAATAGCTTTATCGG encodes:
- the trpB gene encoding tryptophan synthase subunit beta encodes the protein MNYQVNEKGYYGNFGGAYIPEMLVPNVEELRENYLKIIYSDSFQKEFKDLLRDYVGRPSPLYLASRLSEHYQTNVYLKREDLNHTGAHKINNTIGQVLLAKRLGKTRIIAETGAGQHGVATATVCALMGLECIVYMGEVDIQRQAPNVARMKLLGAKVVPATCGSKTLKDATNEAIRDWINNPVNTHYIIGSVVGPHPYPDMVARFQSVISEEIKIQLTEKIKRDHPDYVIACVGGGSNAAGAFYHFLDNEKVKLIAVEAAGKGVHSGHSAATMVLGKPGIIHGSKTMLMQTEDGQITEPYSISAGLDYPGVGPIHANLFETGRATFVNATDEEALKAVFLLCKFEGIIPALESAHALAHLEKLNAKKNEIVVVNLSGRGDKDLATYIEKMQ
- a CDS encoding phosphoribosylanthranilate isomerase, with the translated sequence MKLKVCGMKYPGNVRDVARLAPDYIGFIFYERSRRFVGDEFEMPKIPLTVKKIGVFVNAEAGNVLRKVKMHKLDLVQLHGLETADYCEKVSKSVKIIKSFGIDEEFDFSVLKKYDEFCDYYLFDAKSKEFGGTGTQFDWKILKKYKGKKPFFISGGIGPEDVEKIKQLKSQIPTLYGADVNSKFENEIALKDINKIEQFKDELSG
- the trpC gene encoding indole-3-glycerol phosphate synthase TrpC, giving the protein MNILDKIIVHKRKEVDERKSLYPIKLLEKSVHFNSPCVSLKKYLLREDKVGIIAEFKRKSPSKGIINQYATVERTSIGYMHAGASALSVLTDAEFFGGKSDDLKIARKFNYCPILRKDFTIDEYQIIEAKSIGADAVLLLANVLNPKQVNQFAKFAKSLGLEVLLEVREKEELKSVCEYVDAVGVNNRNLKDFKVSVKQSFDLARLIPKDFVKVSESGIDSAKAIQELKKEGFSGFLIGETFMKHSRPEIACANFIREVKEYNLKKK